The Cydia pomonella isolate Wapato2018A chromosome 17, ilCydPomo1, whole genome shotgun sequence genome includes a window with the following:
- the LOC133527029 gene encoding dolichol-phosphate mannosyltransferase subunit 3, protein MTKLLEWISVLSAVLAVWYSLVGGYVKHPVIEANMNLILISPIIFVILFGLYAVTVVLYRVFTFNNCEEAAKELQEEIAEAKKDLASKGLSW, encoded by the coding sequence CTCTCAGCAGTGCTAGCAGTCTGGTATTCCCTCGTCGGTGGCTACGTAAAGCACCCAGTGATAGAAGCCAACATGAATCTCATATTGATATCGCCTATAATCTTTGTGATTTTGTTTGGCTTATACGCGGTAACAGTTGTCTTATATCGAGTTTTTACATTCAATAATTGCGAAGAAGCAGCGAAAGAGCTGCAGGAAGAGATTGCGGAGGCTAAGAAGGACTTGGCGAGCAAGGGACTCAGTTGGTGA